The following proteins come from a genomic window of Oncorhynchus masou masou isolate Uvic2021 unplaced genomic scaffold, UVic_Omas_1.1 unplaced_scaffold_980, whole genome shotgun sequence:
- the LOC135538543 gene encoding monocarboxylate transporter 6-like, translating to MTEGVELEARQNQSHRTQRTRQNHNQGDTVLLRRGSGGEGPQGPKGPEVRAERSRGSEVRAEGSRGSKVGAEGSSGSEDVVETRTSQDWTGVNHSTVRRCTDSDSEEQEENEEEEGSLQHHHLTGLPPHNGPTGEPGAGLSGNGYAQQVAPDGGWGWVVLVATILVLALTLAFPSCIGIFYTELQAEFSTSNTETSWVPAIMTAVLHAGGPLCSVLVERFGCRVTVMVGGVLSGLGMVVSALARTITELYITSIIAGLGFCLSFQPSVTMMGHYFLRRRAFANALSSTGTALGLSTLPLLANFLLGQFGWRGSFLVLGGLLLNCCVCGAVMRPLGAKHSGAQRTLTNKAAQGLSKQPIKGPLQQEKEGLKTRLRTALSDLVVFLRRHMAFDLLVSNPRYRAYALGVTWMMLGFVVPLVYLVPYATANGMEQDRAALLMAVLGLVNIAVRPVAAVFFGLPRFRGSGCFVYVFAVALLVNGLSNSICGAAATFPVLLIYVVIFGLSMSVIGSLLFTVLMETVEMSRFPSALGLISMLESGTLLIGPPLAGMLVDSTGHYSYVFYACSVTVSSSGLFLIAAFYYLDRQKKREEKKRAGTPAAAYQQKPAISLVPDCQYSHVPSTQGGKPAIGLVPDCQYSHVPSTQGGKPAIGLVPDCQYSHVPSTQGGKPAISLVPDCQYSHVPSTQGGKPAIGLVPDCQYSHVPSTQGGKPAISLVPDCQYSHVPSTQGGKPAIGLVPDCQYSHVPSTQGGSLLSA from the exons ATGACAGAGGGGGTGGAGTTGGAGGCCAGACAGAACCAGTCCCACAGgacacagaggaccagacagaacCATAACCAGGGCGACACAGTCCTGCtgaggaggggtagtggaggagagggCCCCCAGGGGCCTAAGGGACCCGAGGTTAGGGCAGAGAGGTCCAGGGGGTCTGAGGTTAGGGCAGAGGGGTCCAGGGGCTCCAAGGTTGGAGCAGAGgggtccagtgggtcagaggatGTGGTAGAGACACGGACGTCTCAGGACTGGACCGGGGTGAACCACAGTACTGTGAGGAGGTGCACAGACAGTGACtcagaggagcaggaggaaaacgaggaggaggagggttccctccaacaccaccaccttACTGGGTTACCACCCCACAATGGCCCAACTGGAGAACCAGGGGCTGGGCTGTCTGGGAACGGGTATGCCCAACAGGTGGCCCCGgatgggggctggggctgggtagTCCTGGTGGCTACTATCCTGGTCCTGGCTCTAACACTGGCCTTCCCTTCCTGTATTGGCATCTTTTACACAGAGCTACAGGCTGAGTTCAGCACCAGCAACACAGAGACGTCCTGGGTGCCTGCTATCATGACTGCTGTGCTGCACGCTGGTG GTCCACTATGCAGCGTGCTCGTGGAACGCTTTGGTTGCCGGGTAACGGTGATGGTGGGAGGGGTTCTGAGTGGACTAGGCATGGTGGTCAGCGCCCTGGCCAGAACCATCACAGAACTCTACATCACCAGCATCATCGCAG GGTTGGGGTTCTGCCTGTCCTTCCAGCCCTCTGTGACCATGATGGGCCACTACTTTTTGAGGCGGCGGGCGTTTGCCAACGCCCTGTCGTCCACCGGCACGGCACTGGGCCTCAGCACCTTACCCCTGCTGGCCAACTTCCTGCTGGGCCAGTTTGGCTGGAGAGGCAGCTTCCTGGTCCTGGGAGGGTTGTTGTTGAACTGCTGCGTGTGTGGGGCTGTCATGAGGCCCCTGGGGGCCAAACACAGTGGAGCCCAGAGGACACTCACTAACAAGGCTGCCCAGGGGCTCAGCAAGCAACCAATCAAAGGTCCTCTCCAACAGGAGAAGGAGGGACTTAAGACAAGACTTAGGACAGCGCTCAGTGACCTTGTCGTGTTCCTACGGAGACACATGGCCTTTGACCTGTTGGTCAGTAACCCTCGTTACCGTGCCTACGCCCTGGGAGTGACGTGGATGATGTTGGGGTTTGTAGTTCCCCTGGTCTACCTGGTGCCCTATGCTACAGCCAATGGTATGGAACAGGACCGAGCCGCGCTACTGATGGCCGTACTGGGCCTGGTTAACATTGCTGTGAGACCCGTGGCGGCTGTCTTCTTCGGCCTGCCGCGCTTCAG gggCAGTGGCTgttttgtgtatgtgtttgcGGTAGCCCTCCTGGTCAACGGGCTGAGTAACAGTATCTGTGGTGCGGCCGCCACCTTCCCCGTGCTCCTGATCTACGTGGTCATCTTTGGTCTGTCCATGTCTGTGATTGGCTCTCTGCTCTTCACGGTGCTGATGGAGACGGTGGAGATGAGCCGGTTCCCCTCTGCCCTGGGTCTCATCAGTATGTTAGAGAGTGGAACACTGCTGATTGGACCGCCGCTCGCAG GCATGTTGGTGGACAGTACAGGACACTACTCTTATGTGTTCTATGCCTGCAGTGTGACTGTCTCCTCCTCTGGCCTCTTCCTCATCGCAGCGTTCTACTATCTGGACAGACAgaagaagagggaagagaagaagagagcaggCACTCCTGCTGCTGCGTACCAACAGAAGCCTGCTATCAGCTTAGTCCCTGACTGCCAGTACAGCCATGTTCCTTCTACACAGGGAGGGAAGCCTGCTATCGGCCTAGTCCCTGACTGCCAGTACAGCCATGTTCCTTCTACACAGGGAGGGAAGCCTGCTATCGGCCTAGTCCCTGACTGCCAGTACAGCCATGTTCCTTCTACACAGGGAGGGAAGCCTGCTATCAGCCTAGTCCCTGACTGCCAGTACAGCCATGTTCCTTCTACACAGGGAGGGAAGCCTGCTATCGGCCTAGTCCCTGACTGCCAGTACAGCCATGTTCCTTCTACACAGGGAGGGAAGCCTGCTATCAGCCTAGTCCCTGACTGCCAGTACAGCCATGTTCCTTCTACACAGGGAGGGAAGCCTGCTATCGGCCTAGTCCCTGACTGCCAGTACAGCCATGTTCCTTCTACACAGGGAGGAAGCCTGCTATCAGCCTAG